The Puntigrus tetrazona isolate hp1 chromosome 16, ASM1883169v1, whole genome shotgun sequence genome includes a region encoding these proteins:
- the dnali1 gene encoding axonemal dynein light intermediate polypeptide 1 produces MILPTDSLLKYDYPVLVSKNTERKSPRSRPLKVSPQQLVESGPVPPPPKPKSPSVDASKQQTEEILNAILPPREWMEDNQLWVQPVSSAPCTRMDVIHLQEQLDRSLQGRQARETGICPVRRELYSQCFDELIRQVTINCAERGHLLLQVRDEIRMTIAAYQTLYESSVAFGMRKALQAEHGMVDMENKILNLESEKRDLERMLNEQKAKCEAIEKREAERREIEEKKHAEEVQFLKRTNQQLKAQLEGIITLRNKA; encoded by the exons ATGATTCTCCCGACTGACTCCTTGCTGAAGTATGATTATCCGGTGTTGGTGAGCAAGAATACAGAGAGGAAGTCTCCTAGG AGTCGCCCTTTGAAAGTGAGTCCCCAACAGCTGGTAGAGAGCGGCCCAGTCCCTCCTCCACCCAAACCCAAGAGCCCCTCAGTGGATGCCAGCAAACAGCAAACCGAGGAGATCCTGAATGCAATTCTACCACCAAG GGAATGGATGGAGGACAACCAGTTGTGGGTGCAGCCGGTGTCCAGCGCTCCGTGCACACGCATGGACGTTATTCATTTGCAAGAACAACTGGACAGAAGCTTGCAGGGAAGGCAGGCCAGAGAAACGGGCATCTGCCCTGTGCGCAGAGAGCTCTACTCTCAGTGCTTCg ATGAGTTAATTAGACAGGTCACCATTAACTGTGCCGAGCGGGGCCATCTGCTGCTGCAAGTTAGAGATGAGATTCGTATGACCATCGCTGCCTATCAAACACTGTACGAGAGCAGCGTGGCCTTTGGCATGAGGAAAGCACTTCAAGCAGAGCATGGCATGGTTGACATGGAGAACAAG ATTTTAAATCTGGAGAGCGAGAAGCGAGATTTGGAGAGGATGTTGAACGAGCAGAAGGCCAAATGTGAGGCCATCGAGAAACGGGAAGCAGAACGGCGAGAAATTGAGGAAAAGAAGCATGCTGAAGAGGTTCAGTTCCTCAAACGAACTAATCAGCAACTCAAG gcacAACTGGAGGGCATAATTACCCTGAGGAATAAGgcctaa
- the snip1 gene encoding smad nuclear-interacting protein 1, whose amino-acid sequence MDNRRRQRESPVRDVKTKIKQEKVSPARPARVRRSSSGSSRGSSSPPPRRRDSRSPVRRKDRSPARRDRSSGRQQERSPRPRRSRSPHRSNDVRIKREQDDHRGSEAHRHRERRDDSDDRRMKREGERPHQRERDREQNRNRGRERDAHLQQQQQAERERHNERRRENRLRQEAQSGSGNEEHEFGGEDAGDSAPAAEKEKPNFELSGALVEDTNTYRGVVIKYNEPPEARIPKRRWRLYPFKNDEPLPVMYIHRQSAYLLGRQRKIADIPIDHPSCSKQHAVFQYRLVEFTRADGTMGRRVKPYIIDLGSGNGTYLNNQRIEPQRYYELKEKDVLKFGFSSREYVLLHEFSDTAEVDAKKEDEEDEGLDE is encoded by the exons ATGGACAACAGGAGACGACAGAGAGAATCTCCTGTCCGAGATGTaaagacaaaaattaaacaagaaaaagtgAGTCCCGCGCGGCCTGCTCGTGTCCGCAGATCCAGTTCAGGCTCCAGCCGAGGCAGCAGCAGCCCTCCACCGAGACGACGAGACAGCAG ATCACCTGTCAGAAGAAAGGACAGGTCTCCGGCGAGGAGAGACCGTTCATCTGGTAGACAGCAGGAGAGGTCACCTCGACCCCGGAGAAGTAGAAGCCCGCACCGCAGCAATGACGTTAGGATAAAGCGG gAGCAAGATGATCACCGAGGATCTGAAGCTCATCGGCATCGGGAGAGAAGGGATGATTCAGACGATCGGAGGATGAAGCGCGAGGGAGAGCGGCCTCATCaaagagagcgagacagagaacagaacagaaatagAGGAAGAGAACGCGATGCCCACCTACAACAGCAACAGCAGGCTGAGAGGGAACGGCATAATGAACGGCGGCGGGAGAATCGCCTCAGACAGGAGgctcagagtggcagtggtaATGAGGAGCATGAGTTTGGCGGTGAAGACGCTGGTGATTCTGCACCTGCAGCGGAGAAGGAAAAACCCAACTTTGAACTATCAGGTGCCTTGGTGGAAGATACCAATACGTACAGGGGGGTGGTGATCAAGTATAACGAGCCTCCCGAGGCCCGGATCCCTAAACGCAGATGGCGTTTGTACCCCTTTAAAAATGACGAACCTCTTCCAGTCATGTACATCCACAGACAGAGTGCGTATCTTCTTGGACGCCAGAGGAAGATTGCCGACATTCCTATCGACCACCCTTCATGTTCCAAACAGCATGCTGTTTTTCAGTACAG attaGTGGAGTTTACACGGGCGGATGGCACCATGGGCAGGAGAGTGAAGCCGTACATCATCGATCTGGGTTCTGGTAATGGAACCTACCTGAACAATCAGCGTATAGAGCCTCAGCGCTACTACGAGCTCAAAGAGAAGGACGTGCTGAAGTTTGGCTTCAGCAGCAGAGAGTATGTGCTCCTTCATGAGTTCTCCGACACAGCCGAGGTTGACGCAAAgaaggaggatgaagaggacgAAGGCTTGGATGAATAG
- the gnl2 gene encoding nucleolar GTP-binding protein 2 has translation MVKPKFKEKSSINPSKSSSNPDRVKGAGGNNMRDRATIKRLNMYRQKQRCDSRGKVVKPLQYQNTVAPGTVARVEPNIKWFANTRVIKQSSLQKFQEEMNAVKKDPYRVVMKQSKLPMSLLHDRIKAHNTKVHILDTETFETTFGPKAQRKRPTLSVGELKDFAEQAEVSAQSYNSDKDRDLVTEDSGVKDEAREEIFKKGQSKRIWGELYKVIDSSDVIIQVLDARDPMGTRSQSIETYLKKEKPWKHLIFVLNKCDLIPTWVTKHWVVVLSQEYPTLAFHASLTNSFGKGSLIQLLRQFGKLHSDKKQISVGFIGYPNVGKSSVINTLRSKKVCNVAPLAGETKVWQYITLMRRIFLIDCPGVVYPSNDSETDIVLKGVVQVEKIRNPEDHIGAVLERAKAEYIQKTYRIPSWSSAEDFLEKLAFRTGKLLKGGEPDLSTVSKMVLNDWQRGRIPFFVKPPGGEMDKGNKAQLMLEMPEMETKQEELENRLEAQDVDGASSSLQEDQKCLRQSKEEMQKIFSNVKQNFGKINVAPEFSEEDLVPVEIPDIMDPSWSEDDDDEQDEENEDDEEKEEQTGEQQQEESSVSDSPKNKSEKKSTCEINKEMDEKIAKLKHFLDRAKSKHFSAIRIPKGLSEKVFSETTAKKNDAKNLQRKAVHLGKKRKAEDDEPAQPTKLTSKEKRRLERAQKVKKVGVRYYETHNVKNKNKNRKMPLDGKKAKRAKR, from the exons ATGGTCAAGCCAAAATTCAAGGAGAAAAGCTCCATAAATCCCTCAAAGTCCAGCAGTAATCCCG ACCGGGTGAAGGGAGCTGGAGGGAACAACATGAGGGACCGCGCCACCATCAAACGCCTGAATATGTACAGGCAGAAGCAGAGATG TGACAGTCGAGGTAAGGTGGTCAAGCCCCTACAGTACCAGAACACAGTTGCTCCAGGAACTGTGGCCAGAGTTGAGCCTAACATCAAGTGGTTTG CCAATACACGTGTTATCAAGCAGTCATCCTTACAGAAATTCCAGGAAGAGATGAACGCAGTAAAGAAAGATCCATACCGTGTAGTGATGAAACAGAGCAAGTTACCAATGTCCCTGCTGCATGACCGAATAAAAGCACAC AACACCAAGGTGCATATTCTGGACACAGAGACGTTTGAAACCACGTTTGGGCCAAAAGCACAAAGAAAGCGGCCCACCTTGTCTGTGGGAGAGTTAAAGGACTTTGCTGAACAGGCTGAGGTCTCTGCTCAGAGCTACAATTCTGACAAAGACCGCGATTTGGTGACTGAGGACAGCGGAGTCAA GGATGAGGCTCGAGAGGAAATCTTCAAAAAGGGGCAGTCAAAGAGGATCTGGGGCGAGCTTTATAAG GTGATCGACTCTTCAGACGTCATCATCCAAGTGCTAGACGCTCGGGATCCTATGGGCACTCGGTCCCAGAGCATTGAGACTTACCTGAAGAAGGAGAAACCTTGGAAACACCTCATCTTTGTGCTCAATAAGTGTGACCTCATTCCCACATGGGTTACG AAACACTGGGTTGTAGTTCTATCTCAGGAATACCCCACTTTGGCCTTTCACGCCAGCCTTACCAATTCCTTCGGCAAGGGCTCCCTTATCCAGCTCCTGCGGCAGTTTGGCAAG CTCCACTCGGATAAAAAGCAGATCAGTGTTGGCTTCATTGGTTACCCCAATGTTGGAAAGAGCTCTGTTATCAATACCCTGCGCTCCAAAAAAGTTTGTAACGTGGCACCACTTGCTGGTGAGACAAAG gtCTGGCAGTATATCACACTAATGAGACGCATTTTCCTCATAGACTGTCCTGGCGTCGTCTATCCCTCCAACGACAGCGAGACTGACATTGTGCTGAAGGGAGTG GTTCAAGTGGAGAAAATCCGAAATCCAGAGGACCACATTGGAGCGGTGCTGGAGAGGGCCAAAGCAGAGTACATCCAGAAGACATACCGCATTCCGTCCTGGAGCTCTGCCGAGGATTTCCTGGAAAAGCTCGCCTTTCGCACCGGAAAACTGCTCAAG GGTGGAGAGCCAGATCTGTCTACTGTGTCTAAAATGGTTTTGAATGATTGGCAGAGGGGACGCATCCCCTTTTTTGTTAAGCCCCCAGGAGGCGAGATGGATAAAGGG AACAAAGCACAACTGATGCTGGAAATGCCTGAGATGGAAACCAAGCAGGAAGAGTTGGAAAACAGACTTGAAGCTCAGGATGTGGACGGGGCCTCATCTAGCCTGCAGGAAGATCAAAAGTGTCTGAGACAGAGTAAGGAGGAGATGCAGAAAATCTTCAGCAACGTCAAGCAGAACTTTGGCAAAATAAACGTCGCTCCAGAGTTCAGCGAGGAGGACCTTGTGCCTGTCGAGATACCTGACATAATGGATCCCTCTTGGTcagaggatgatgatgatgagcaAGATGAGGAGAATGAGGACGATGAGGAAAAGGAAGAGCAGACTGGTGAACAACAGCAAGAAGAATCCTCTGTTTCTGATTCCCCAAAGAACAAATCAGAAAAGAAGAGCAcgtgtgaaataaataaagagatggACGAGAAGATTgcaaaattaaagcattttcttGATCGTGCTAAATCAAAACACTTCTCCGCCATACG AATTCCTAAGGGCCTGTCTGAAAAGGTGTTCAGTGAAACCACAGCAAAGAAGAATGATGCAAAGAATCTGCAACGGAAAG CTGTACATTTGGGTAAAAAGAGGAAAGCTGAAGATGATGAGCCTGCACAACCTACCAAACTCACATCTAAAGAG AAAAGAAGACTGGAGCGTGCCCAGAAAGTGAAGAAAGTGGGAGTCCGCTATTATGAAACTCACAATGTCAAGAACAAGAATAAGAACAGAAAAATGCCCTTGGATGGGAAGAAAGCCAAACGAGCCAAGCGATAA
- the gpn2 gene encoding GPN-loop GTPase 2 — translation MTSSNPPKPALRFGQVVIGPPGSGKTTYCRGMQEFLSRLGRKVVVVNLDPANEGLPYPCAVDISELITLDDVMDGLKLGPNGGLIYSMEYLEANLDWLENKLKDHHDCYFLFDCPGQVELYTHHNSVKNIFAQLSKWNFRLTAVHLVDSHYCADPAKFISVLCTSLSTMLHVELPHVNVLSKMDLIEQYGKLAFNLDFYTEVLDLTYLVEHLSLDPFFKKFHHLNVKLAEVIQDYSLVSFVPLNVQDKESMTQVLRTVDKANGYCFGDLEERNLQAMMSAAVGADFQFSTTLSVQEKYVEATEKTVEDEVMDL, via the exons ATGACATCATCAAATCCTCCAAAACCAGCCCTACGTTTTGGCCAGGTTGTGATTGGTCCACCTGGCTCAGGTAAAACCACTTACTGCCGGGGGATGCAAGAGTTCCTCAGCCGCCTCGGGCGCAAGGTGGTCGTTGTGAACCTGGATCCTGCCAATGAAGGCCTGCCTTATCCGTGTGCCGTGGATATATCCGAGCTCATCACCCTGGACGATGTGATGGACGGTCTAAAACTTGGCCCCAATGGTGGCCTTATCTACTCTATGGAATACTTAGAGGCAAATTTGGACTGGTTAGAGAACAAGCTGAAAGACCACCATGACTGCTACTTCCTTTTTGACTGCCCAGGTCAGGTGGAACTTTACACTCACCATAATTCAGTGAAGAACATATTTGCACAGTTGTCGAAGTGGAATTTCAGG CTGACCGCAGTGCATCTGGTGGATTCCCATTACTGTGCTGATCCGGCCAAGTTCATCTCTGTATTGTGTACGTCCCTGTCCACCATGCTGCACGTTGAATTGCCACACGTCAACGTGCTCTCAAAAATGGACCTCATTGAGCAGTATGGCAAACTTG cattcaaccTAGACTTCTACACTGAGGTTCTGGACTTGACGTATTTGGTGGAGCATCTTTCCTTAGACCCTTTCTTCAAAAAGTTTCACCACCTGAATGTGAAGTTGGCTGAAGTGATCCAGGACTACAGCTTGGTGTCTTTCGTACCTCTCAATGTGCAG GACAAAGAAAGCATGACTCAAGTTCTGAGAACTGTGGACAAAGCTAATGGCTACTGCTTTGGAGACCTGGAGGAAAGGAACCTGCAGGCTATGATGTCTGCCGCAGTTGGAGCTGACTTCCAGTTCAGCAC AACTCTTAGTGTACAGGAGAAATACGTGGAAGCCACTGAGAAGACTGTGGAGGATGAAGTTATGGATTTGTGA